The DNA region AAATGTGGTGTGCTACCACGAATAACTGTACCTAAGCAAATTATCGCATCATATTTGCCACTTTGAGCAGCTTTTTGAGCAATCAACGGAATTTCGAAAGCCCCAGGAACCCAAATTGTATGTATATCAGCTTCCTGTGCACCATGTCTTATTAAAGCGTCTTTAGCGCCCCCGAGTAACTTGCTAGTAATAAACTCATTAAATCTGGCTACTACTACTGCTACTTTTAAG from Succinispira mobilis DSM 6222 includes:
- the ribH gene encoding 6,7-dimethyl-8-ribityllumazine synthase; its protein translation is MENIYQGNLVATNLKVAVVVARFNEFITSKLLGGAKDALIRHGAQEADIHTIWVPGAFEIPLIAQKAAQSGKYDAIICLGTVIRGSTPHFDYVCAEVSKGVAQTSLKFNIPVAFGVLTTENIEQAIERAGTKAGNKGFDAAITAIEMANLMRVI